DNA from Oncorhynchus clarkii lewisi isolate Uvic-CL-2024 unplaced genomic scaffold, UVic_Ocla_1.0 unplaced_contig_4719_pilon_pilon, whole genome shotgun sequence:
gtctgtctgtgtctgtgtgtgtgtgtgtattcgtgtgtctgtctgtctgtgtctgtgtgtgtatttgtgtgtctgtctgtctgtgtctgtgtctgtgtgtgtatttgtgtgtctgtctgtctgtgtctgtgtcggtgtgtgtatttgtgtgtctgtctgtgtctgtgtgtgtgcttctctgtgtgtctgtttctctatgtGCATGTTCCTCTGTGtccgtttgtgtgtttgtgtgtctgtctgtgtgtgtttctctgtgtgtgtgtggttctctctgtgtgtgtgtgtgtatatgtgtgcgtgtctgtctgtctgtgtctgtgtgtgtgcttctctatGTGCATGTTTCTCTGTGtccgtttgtgtgtttgtgtgtctgtctgtctgtgtctgtgtgtgtgcttctctatgtgtgtgtgtgtatatgtgtgtgtgtatctgtgtgtgtgtgtgtgtgtgtatctgtgtgtctacAATAGCATACATGAATGTTCTGTCTGAACCTTTACAGTttgtgacatcatcatcatcattacacagaacAGATTAGAGgctgaatgtctgtctctgttgTGTTTAAGCCCAATCCAGCAGAAGAGACCAGTCTCACCTGTAACtagctgtgtgtccatgaagagtgaccaATCTATGGAACATCCAGTGCTTTTCAGGAAGAGAGATGGTTCTACGAAACAAAGGTATGAGAAATGCATTACACAGGTAGATCATCCatgacagtttgtgtgtgtgtacatgtgtgtgtgtgagtgcatgtgttttTGTACACTGTAgcctacgtgtgtgtgtatattgtgtgtgtccgtgtgtgtatttgtgtgtctgtctgtctgtgtgtgtgtctgtcggtctgtgtctgtgtgtgtgtctgtctgtctgtgtctgtgtgtgtgcttctctgtgtgtctgtttctctatgtGCATGTTTCTCTGTGtccgtttgtgtgtttgtgtgtctgtctgtgtgtgtttctctctgtgtgtgtgtgtatatgtgtgtgtgtctgtctgtctgtgtgtgtgtccgtgtgtgtatatgtgtgtgtgtctgtctgtctgtgtctgtgtgtgtgcttctctgtgtgtctgtttcactATGTGCATGTTTCTCTGTGtccgtttgtgtgtttgtgtgtctgtctgtgtgtgtttctctctgtgtgtgtgtgtctgtctgtctgtgtgtctgtctgtccgtgtgtgtatatgtgtgtttgtctgtctgtctgtgtctgtgtgtgtgcttctctgtgtgtctgtttctctatgtGCATGTTTCTCTGTGTccgtttgtgtgtctgtctgtgtgtgtttctctctgtgtgtgtgtgtatatgtgtgtgtgtctgtctgtctgtgtgtgtgtccgtgtgtgtatatgtgtgtgtgtctgtctgtctgtgtctgtgtgtgtgcttctctgtgtgtctgtttctctatgtGCATGTTTCTCTGTGtccgtttgtgtgtttgtgtgtctgtctgtgtgtgtttctctctgtgtgtgtgtgtatatgtgtgcgtgtctgtctgtctgtgtctgtgtgtgtgcttctctgtgtgtctgtttctctatgtGCATGTTTCTCTGTGtccgtttgtgtgtttgtgtgtctgtctgtgtgtgtgtatatgtgtgcgtgtctgtctgtctgtgtctgtgtgtgtgcttctctatgtgtgtgtgtgtatatgtgtgcgtgtatctctgtgtgtgtgtgtgtgtgtgtgtgtgtgtgtgtgtatctgtgtgtctacAATAGCATACATGTATGTTCTGTCTGAACCTTTACAGTttgtgacatcatcatcatcatcattacacagaacAGATTAGAGgctgaatgtctgtctctgttgTGTTTAAGCCCAATCCAGCAGAAGAGACCAGTCTCACCTGTAACtagctgtgtgtccatgaagagtgaccaATCTATGGAACATCCAGTGCTTTTCAGGAAGAGAGATGGTTCTACGAAACAAAGGTATGATAAATGTATTACACAGGTAGATCATCCatgacagtttgtgtgtgtgtgtgtacatgtatgtgtttttgtacactgtagcctatgtgtgtgtgtgtgtgtgtgtgtgtgtgtgtgagagtgcgtgcgtgcgtgtgtgtgtgtgtgcgtatcttCCAGTTACTGTATGTAGGGTAAGGTGTATAATCTTGTGTTTTGTCCACAGACACCAACAGAACAGACCAAAGTCAGAGATTCCTAGTGGTCAGTCTGCCCAGAGTCATCAACAAGACCTGCCCGCTATACTAAAAGTGAGATGTTTTACATTGGTCTCGATTACCTCAGTAAAGAAACTTGATATAAAAGCATAGTTTTACAATATGCTGAAATTACATTGGTATTCTTTTGATCTGAATTTATGTATTTTTGTGTTCAGTCACTTGAAGAAAATTTCATCACATTTGTGAAGAATGAGTTGAAGAATATCAACAGGATTCTATGTTCTGAGAGTTCAGATCACCCAGTATTCTTCGGGAGTCAGACAGAGGACAAAGACGTGGATAAACCGGAGAGGATTGCCCGAGAGGGTGCTCTGGACATCTCACTGTACATCCTGAGGAACATTAACCAGATGGAGCTCGCTGACAAACTGGAGAAAAGTAAATTTCTCAAAATGTAGTTTAAGGCTCAATTTATGATATGCGAAAGTgtgttggtttaaaaaaaaaatcccattagTTATAATCAGATTGTACAATTACCccctggggcagcagggtagtctagtggttagagtgttggactagtaaccggaaggtttcaagttcaaacccccgagctgtcgttctgcccctgaacaggcaggggCAGAACGACGCATACAACAAATCAATGAATTGTCAATGTTGGTGAAGCTACTCTGAGAGTATTTTTGATGTATtttttaagtcagttaagaacaaatacttacctaggaacagtgggtgttgcctgcctgttcaggggcagaactgaacagatttgtaccttgtcagctcgggggtttgaactttcaaccttccggttactagtccaacgctctaaccactaggctaccctgccgccccatatagatagtttaccaagctaccaatgtGGCATTCTAATCATTTAAAATCCAAACAGTCCCCAAGCTTGCTTCATTCAAGATGACCAATTCATCAATAATTCTCAAAAAGCAGTCAAAGAACAAAAAGCTGATACAAAATGaccgtacatttaaaaaaaaataaaaaatgtatcaatTAAATATGAATTAATGTAAAAAAGGATTACCGGGAGCGATCATCCTCTGATCATCATTTGTCTGCAttgttatttacattttttagatACACCTGCCATGAAGAGCCAACGTAAGCTAAAATCTCATCTGAAAAATAAGTTTGAATGTGTATTGGAGGGAATAGCGAAACAAGGAAACTCCAGACTTCTCAGTAAGATCTATACAGAGCTCTATATCACAGAGGGTAGAAGTGGAGGAGTCAATAATGAAAATGAGATGACACAGATTGAGGCAGCGTCCAGGAGACCAGCAACACATGAGACACCAATAAAATGCAATGACATCTTTCGGCCCTTACCTGGACAAGATAAATctatcagaactgtgctgacgacaggagtcgctggcattggaaaaacagtctctgtgcagaagttcattctggactgggctgaagggAACGCAAACCAGGAGCTTCAATTCATATTTCCACTTTCTTTTCGGGAGATGAATTTGATGAAGGAGAGAAACCACAGCATGATGGAACTTCTTCATCGCTTTGTCATGGAAACCAAAGAATCAGGAATCTCTAACTATGACAAGTACAACGTTCTGTTTGTCcttgatggtctggatgagtgtCGACTTCCTCTAGACTTCAAGAACAACAAGATCTGTTTTGATGTCACAGAGTCTACCTCAGTGGATGTGCTGCTGACAAATCTCATCAAGGGGAATCTGTTTCCCTCCGCTTTCCTCTGGATAACCTcccgacctgcagcagccaatCAGATCCCTCCGGGgtgtgttgaccaggtgacagaggtacgagggttcaacgatccacagaaggaggagtacttcaggaagagaATCAGTGATGAGAATTTGGTCAGCAGAATCATCTCACATATCAAGATATCAAGGAGCATCCACATTATGTGCCACATACCTGTCTTCTGTTTGATTTCTGCTACAGTTTTTGAGAACATAATGAAGACAGAAAAAAGAGTGATGCCcaagactctgactgagatgtacaTGTATTTCCTCATATTTCAGTCCAAACAGACAATGGTGAAGTTTGAAGGGAAAGAGCAGATCGATCAACACTGGGATAAAGAGAGCATTATGTCACTGGGGAAACTGGCTTTCCAACAGTTGGAGATAGgcaatctgattttctatgaGGAAGACCTGAACAAATGTGGTATTGATGTCAGAGAGGCATCAGTGTATTCAGGACTGTGCACACAGATCTTCCGAGAGGAGAATGGGCTGTACCAGGAGAAGGTATACTGCTTTGTTCATCTGAGCATCCAGGAGTTCATGGCTGCTGTGTATGTGTTCCTCTCAGCCGTCAACAACAACGTGAATCTAATGGCCAATCCGCAATCAACCTCTGCCAAGCTGCGGACACTGTCTATTGACAACCGTCTAATCGACCTGGCAAGGAGTGCAGTGGACAAAGCTTTAGAGAGTGAGAGTGGACACCTGGACCTgttcctccgcttccttctgggcctctcaTTGAagtccaatcagactctcctaCGAGGCCTACTGACACAGACAAGTAGCAGCTCACAGACCAATGAAATGATTGTCAAGTACATCAAGGCAAAGATCAGGGACAAGCCCACCTCGGAGAGAtgcatcaatctgttccactgtctgaatgagTTGAATGACCATTCTTtagtggaggagatccaaagcTACCTGAGATCAGGAAGTCTCTCAGAAGCCAGCCTCTCATCTGCTCATtggtcagctctggtctttgtgttgctgacttcagaaGAGAAGCTGGAAgtgtttgacctgaagaaatactccagatcagaggaaggtcttgttaggctgctgccagtggtcaaagcctccagaACAGCACTGTAAGTACATGGATATTAAAAACGTAAACATCTGAAATAATGTTTATATTTACACCACAATAAAACATaattactgtttttttttttaaaatcaaataaCATGGCACGCACACAATTGTGAACATTTCCTATTTCTACTTTCCATTTAGGCTGAATGGATGTAACCTCACAGAGAGCTGCTGTGCTTCTTTGGCCTCGACTCTCAGCTCAAACTCCTCCCAGCTGAGGGTGCTGGACCTGAGTAACAATGACTtgcaggattcaggagtgaagctgctctctgctggactggagagTCCACACTGTCAACTGGAGACACTGAGGTCAACATGTACTTATAATAGTTCCACTATACTGTAGGCTgatacacactaaacacaaacgcttCTGTGCCCCAAAAAAATGATTATTTGGCTTGTTGCCATAGTGGATCCCATtttggttctttatagaaccttttatgaatgttctataaagaaccatgctataaggttctaaatggaacctatAAGGAACTCTTTCCTAATCACCCCAAAAAAAGGGTTCCCTTTCTATGGTTCTTTATCAAACCTTTATGGAGAATGGTTCTATAGAGATAGATCCTATTGAAGAACcacacatatatattttttaaattctggCTATCCATattatatacatttaaaaaaggttGAATCAGGTTTGTTAGTTCTGTAACAGCAGAGGGAGTCTCTGAGGAGATCATTATGAACTACTGAGTTACTCAACCGTTCTCAATTGACAGaaggacatacagtatgtgaagctATCCCAAGACACCGTCACAGGCCACAGTCATGTGATGGCCTAACACAACATGAGATATACTGGTAAACACTCTCACGGGTGCACAAGAAGAGCTGTGTTTGCAAACCATGCCCCAAAATATTAGAATGGGCCACCACCCCTACATTTTAATCATCACTCAAAGAGGAAAGGGACCCTTTTGTGAACCGCAAAGAACCATTAAAGGTCCCACATTTCCCAAATAACCATTAAAGGTCTCAACGAGTTCTGCGAGTCattatggttccacatagaaccatcacacttcccaaagaacccttgagGAACCCTCTTTTCTTAGTGTGTACCAGCCTAATATATTTGGGCATGAGAACTGAGTATTCACTGCTCCCAGtctgtattttgttttaaaaaaaagactGCTTTCTTGTCATGTTCGTTATAGGAAGAGATGTATTAACTCAAATCAATGTACAATAAACCACTCATTctcttttgtaaaaaaaataataataatgttttcatTGCAGTTGTTTATCTGGCAAAAAGAATGAAAAGATAGCTGCCCACTTAAGATTTTAGCAGTCCGTATATAAAATAATGTTGGTGTGTAATGTGGAAATGCTTACGTATAGAAATGATGATCAACTCtctgcaggctgtcaggctgcctggtcacagaggaaggctgtgcttctctggcctCAGCTCTGAAGTCAAACCCCTCACATCtaagagagctggacctgagctacaatcacccagaAGACTCAGCACTGAAGCTGTTCTCTGCAggactggagaaactcaagtattTTGAGTGTTTGCCTCTATCAGTATTGTCTGCCTGCATGGGAGTGTGTTCCTGCATGCATGtgagtgtgttcctgtgtgtctgcatgcatgtgagtgtgttcctgtgtgtctgcatgcatgtgagtgtgttcctgtgtgtctgcatgcatgtgagtgtgttcctgtgtgtctgcatgcatgtgagtgtgttcctgtgtgtctgcatgcatgtgagtgtgttcctgtgtgtctgcctgcatgcgagtgtgttcctgtgtgtctgcatgcatgtgagtgtgttcctgtgtgtctgcatgcatgtgagtgtgttcctgtgtgtctgcatgcatgtGAGTGTGTTCCTGCGTGTCAAACCTGAGTTAGTAAGTAGCCTATCAGATGGAAGGAGGAACTAGTGATCTAACCTGAGTTAGGAAGCAGCCTATCTTTGGTAGAGTGGGCAAGGCTCGCCTTGTTCCTCCCGACAGTCAAACAAACAGTGAGATATTGATATTTTTTTTCATGAAAGTAACTCAATGTAATGTAACTAGTAATATAATATGTTACTTTCCAGTAATATTGTCTGTAATATTGTTAAATGTAACGAGTAACTAATCTCAACACTTCATGTGTGTAAGTCTGATATATATGAAtcattatcttttttttttttttatccttttttaaaaaatgtttacatCATCTTTTACAGTTTGGACAATGGTGAAGCGCTCCGGTTACAACCTGGGCTTAAAAAATGTAAGTGATGAATGCTTAAGTTAAAAAATGTATTGAGCTGAAACAGGGCTGTGGAGGCTCTGATGCAAAGATCTGATTCAAGTTCCATATAGTGACCTGCGTTTCTTCCTAGACTCTAGGGCAGGGCTTGGCAACCCTGTTCCTAGGCTGTGTTTCTTCCTAGACTCTAGGGCAGGGCTTGGCAACCCTGTTCCTAGGCTGTGTTTCTTCCTAGACTCTAGGGCAGGGCTAGGCAAATCTATTCCTAGGCTGTGTTTCTTCCTAGACTCTAGGGCAGGGCTTGGCAACCCTGTTCCTAGGCTGCATTTCAAACTCATTAAAGACACACCCTCGTCCACTtacccttgggggaatccccgaGGCCATATTTGTCAtcggtccaaatgattagccaagcaagagAAGTTTGCAATGCAAGTCCTTCTGACTTCCTTTTTAATGGAGTTTACGATTCTGTTCACTTCAGGGCCTGAAACACTCCATAATTCAATGGAGACTAAGAAAAGTTCACCAAAACCTCAACGTCAATAtggagtcaacatacaagtgtaagtaaaaacaaaTGGAATTAAGTTAGAAATTGCACAAACACGTTTCGTAAAATTAATGATATTTTTctttggttagcttttggaaattcttcagaagttccagctaggcaggctaacgtcagttagctaattaatttgctagctatcatacagtatgcgtatattaataattataCAGTTAAAATAAGTAAACATgtaatcataattgactgtagggcatataaagcacccacaagctaccAGCGGCTGAAAAAACAATAATCGCGGGACGAACGAGTGACGAATTTCAGGGCAAGGGCGGTCCATTTAAAATGCATTCCTTCCTTCCTCGCCCCTTTGCCTGCAAGTGTAAACTCGTCAGACGTCGTGATACGTCATCGATAGTGTCCACTtcaatttgagggctgaggggagagggtgtgtctgttaaGTGTTTGGAATGCAACCCTGGAGTGCCGTAAGTTTGCAGGgttttgttccaactaggcaccacacctgaacaactgagctaattgatcagtttagtgattgcctaaattcaacacacctggttttcaaatcaaaagtcaaatcaaatgttatttgtcacatgcgccgaatacaacaggtgtagtagaccttacagtgaaatgctgaatacaacaggtgtagtagaccttacagtgaaatgctgaatacaacaggtgtagtagaccttacagtgaaatgctgaatacaacaggtgtagtagaccttaccgtgaaatgctgaatacaacaggtgtagtagaccttaccgtgaaatgctgaatacaacaggtgtagtagaccttacagtgaaatactgaatacaacaggtgtagtagaccttacagtgaaatgctgaatacaacaggtgtagtagaccttacagtgaaatgctgaatacaacaggtgtagtagaccttacagtgaaatgctgaatacaacaggtgtagtagaccttaccgtgaaatgctgaatacaacaggtgtagtagaccttaccgtgaaatgctgaatacaacaggtgtagtagaccttacagtgaaatgctgaatacaacaggtgttgtagaccttacagtgaaatgctgaatacaacaggtgtagtagaccttacagtgaaatgctgaatacaacaggtgtagtagaccttacagtgaaatgctgaatacaacaggtgtagtagaccttacagtgaaatgctgaatacaacaggtgtagtagaccttacagtgaaatgattactgacAAGACCTCAATCAACGCAGTTCAAAtaaatagagttaataaaatatttactaaataaacttaagtttaaaaaaatctaatcaatcaAAACACATTTACGTAACAATaaagaggctctatacagggggtactggtacagagtcaatgtggagactatatacagggggtactggtacagagtcaatgtggaggctatatacagggggtactggtacagagtcaatgtggaggctatatacagggggtactggtacagagtcaatgtggagactatatacagggggtactggtacagagtcaatgtggaggctatatacagggtgtactggtacagagtcaatgtggagactatatacagggggtaccggtacagagtcaatgtggagactatatacagggggtaccggtacagagtcaatgtggaggctatatacagggggtactggtacagagtcaatgtggaggctatatacagggtgtactggtacagagtcaatgtggagactatatacagggggtactggtacagagtcaatgtggaggctatctacagggggtaccggtacagagtcaatgtggaggctatatacagggtgtactggtacagagtcaatgtggagactatatacagggggtactggtacagagtcaatgtggaggctatatacagggggtactggtacagagtcaatgtggaggctatatacagggggtactggtacagagtcaatgtggagactatatacagggggtaccggtacagagtcaatgtggagactatatacagggggtactggtacagagtcaatgtggaggctatatacagggggtaccggtacagagtcaatgtggagactatatacagggggtactggtacagagtcaatgtggagactatatacagggggtaccggtacagagtcaatgtggagactatatacaatg
Protein-coding regions in this window:
- the LOC139398400 gene encoding NLR family CARD domain-containing protein 3-like, which gives rise to MSLSGEHDSNSKAESPIQQKRPVSPVTSCVSMKSDQSMEHPVLFRKRDGSTKQSPIQQKRPVSPVTSCVSMKSDQSMEHPVLFRKRDGSTKQSPIQQKRPVSPVTSCVSMKSDQSMEHPVLFRKRDGSTKQRHQQNRPKSEIPSGQSAQSHQQDLPAILKSLEENFITFVKNELKNINRILCSESSDHPVFFGSQTEDKDVDKPERIAREGALDISLYILRNINQMELADKLEKSILDTPAMKSQRKLKSHLKNKFECVLEGIAKQGNSRLLSKIYTELYITEGRSGGVNNENEMTQIEAASRRPATHETPIKCNDIFRPLPGQDKSIRTVLTTGVAGIGKTVSVQKFILDWAEGNANQELQFIFPLSFREMNLMKERNHSMMELLHRFVMETKESGISNYDKYNVLFVLDGLDECRLPLDFKNNKICFDVTESTSVDVLLTNLIKGNLFPSAFLWITSRPAAANQIPPGCVDQVTEVRGFNDPQKEEYFRKRISDENLVSRIISHIKISRSIHIMCHIPVFCLISATVFENIMKTEKRVMPKTLTEMYMYFLIFQSKQTMVKFEGKEQIDQHWDKESIMSLGKLAFQQLEIGNLIFYEEDLNKCGIDVREASVYSGLCTQIFREENGLYQEKVYCFVHLSIQEFMAAVYVFLSAVNNNVNLMANPQSTSAKLRTLSIDNRLIDLARSAVDKALESESGHLDLFLRFLLGLSLKSNQTLLRGLLTQTSSSSQTNEMIVKYIKAKIRDKPTSERCINLFHCLNELNDHSLVEEIQSYLRSGSLSEASLSSAHWSALVFVLLTSEEKLEVFDLKKYSRSEEGLVRLLPVVKASRTALLNGCNLTESCCASLASTLSSNSSQLRVLDLSNNDLQDSGVKLLSAGLESPHCQLETLRLSGCLVTEEGCASLASALKSNPSHLRELDLSYNHPEDSALKLFSAGLEKLNLDNGEALRLQPGLKKYACELTLDPNTAGRQLILSEDNRKVTSVESFKDRPQVLCREGLNGRCYWEVEWSGEKTRLAVTYKRKSSFDSNLLGSNDISWGLGCYSDGYTAWHNGNHTTILAPYSNRVGVYLDWQAGSLTFYSISSDTLTHLHTFHTSFNEPLYPGFLVEETVSLCRVIFSSSC